A region of bacterium DNA encodes the following proteins:
- a CDS encoding M23 family metallopeptidase, producing the protein MAATKGSGWKLLVIPEDESDVRQFRLPRKTVIILVSAVLLLLLYATVETVLFWIVARRASQVESLKRKVTELEGSNGELAKMGAELSKLKGFESQLRRALTGKDENALESLPWSSLPSYEQLPGEKSPEQTGEMKSSVSPVAEARSLGGFSYTAMDVPTLPPVHGYVSRRYADPASFQQVSHRGLDIAAREGTPILAAADGIVLFSEWTYRFGNLVVLTHRSGYTTFYGHNQVLFARPGERVRQGEPIALLGNSGLSTAPHLHFEVWQDGSPVDPMTLLKVAP; encoded by the coding sequence TTGGCAGCCACAAAAGGTAGCGGGTGGAAGCTCCTTGTCATTCCCGAGGATGAGTCCGATGTCCGGCAGTTCCGCTTGCCGCGGAAAACGGTCATTATCCTCGTCTCCGCTGTCCTTCTCCTGTTGCTCTATGCCACGGTGGAGACCGTCCTCTTTTGGATCGTCGCCCGGCGCGCTTCGCAAGTGGAGTCGCTGAAGCGCAAAGTCACCGAACTGGAAGGGTCCAACGGTGAACTGGCCAAAATGGGTGCGGAACTCTCCAAACTGAAAGGCTTCGAATCTCAACTGCGCCGGGCCCTCACCGGCAAAGATGAGAATGCTCTGGAATCTCTCCCGTGGAGCAGCCTGCCCTCCTATGAGCAGCTCCCGGGGGAAAAGTCTCCCGAGCAGACAGGTGAAATGAAATCGTCGGTGAGTCCGGTCGCCGAAGCGCGAAGCCTCGGCGGATTTTCCTATACCGCGATGGATGTTCCCACGCTGCCTCCCGTACATGGCTATGTGTCGCGCCGCTATGCCGACCCCGCAAGTTTTCAGCAGGTTTCACACCGCGGTCTGGACATCGCTGCCCGTGAGGGCACCCCGATCCTGGCCGCTGCCGATGGAATCGTGCTGTTCTCGGAGTGGACCTACCGTTTCGGAAACCTCGTCGTTCTGACCCACCGATCCGGATATACCACGTTTTATGGACATAATCAGGTGCTGTTTGCCCGTCCCGGTGAGCGCGTACGTCAAGGCGAACCGATAGCGCTCCTCGGAAATTCCGGCCTCAGCACCGCTCCGCATCTGCATTTTGAAGTCTGGCAGGATGGCTCCCCCGTGGACCCCATGACTCTGCTGAAAGTCGCTCCATAG
- a CDS encoding polymer-forming cytoskeletal protein — protein sequence MSKWVPKNLQNLRDTHPGDISTLFGKETEIRGSVKTQGSLRVDGTVHGDITCAKTITIGSTGVVEGNISGEDVIVAGKVKGSLSARGRVSLESSAQIEGDLNTSRLSIAEGAVFRGLSNMGVTVRAPIRVAEDKTDGAESPKMDRVAAA from the coding sequence ATGAGCAAATGGGTTCCCAAGAATCTTCAAAACCTGCGTGACACGCATCCGGGCGACATCTCGACGCTGTTTGGCAAAGAGACCGAAATTCGCGGTTCCGTGAAGACCCAGGGATCACTTCGTGTGGATGGCACCGTGCACGGCGATATTACCTGCGCCAAGACGATCACCATCGGCAGCACGGGAGTGGTGGAAGGCAATATCAGCGGCGAAGATGTGATCGTTGCCGGCAAAGTGAAAGGCTCACTGTCCGCGCGTGGCCGAGTCTCCCTCGAGAGTTCTGCCCAGATCGAAGGAGATCTGAACACCAGCCGCCTGTCTATCGCCGAAGGCGCCGTATTCCGCGGCCTATCCAATATGGGCGTGACCGTGCGGGCGCCGATCCGGGTTGCCGAAGATAAGACCGATGGCGCGGAGTCACCGAAGATGGACCGGGTTGCCGCAGCCTGA
- a CDS encoding AtpZ/AtpI family protein, whose product MRDPLQMGIQIVGVTAAFGGLGWWLDKLLHTFPFLMAAGAVIGLFGIMYLTYMRLRASDQDGSSSAKDDAAPRDGGEGR is encoded by the coding sequence ATGCGGGACCCCCTGCAGATGGGCATCCAGATTGTGGGCGTAACCGCCGCTTTCGGCGGGTTGGGCTGGTGGCTCGACAAACTGCTGCATACCTTTCCCTTTCTCATGGCGGCGGGCGCGGTAATCGGATTGTTCGGAATTATGTATCTCACCTATATGCGGCTGCGCGCTTCGGACCAGGACGGAAGTTCTTCTGCAAAGGATGATGCCGCGCCGCGCGATGGGGGAGAGGGGCGGTGA
- the rlmB gene encoding 23S rRNA (guanosine(2251)-2'-O)-methyltransferase RlmB: protein MNSKPPSKFDKRTHKPKTDRSSGAPYRSDSSDKPKYPRKPAGGSGYDASPRSDSSDKPRFPRKPSSGGPRYGDSPRSGPPSDRPHYPRKPSSGGPRFGDSSRSGPPSDRPRYPRSDSSDRPSYPRKFDSDRRSEGGSREDRPPRRFDSDRRPGGPRPYDRDRRPEGGPRDDRPPRRFDSDRRPSSGPREDRPPRRFDSDRRPGGSGGGGYSSDKPRYPRSGSSDRPSYPRKFDRDRRSEGGSRDERPPRRFDADRKPRDGGYSADRSSKFGRKFENLDGAASPDEASYLKPDVEPTTAVPYVKREVYKPYHKPEEQTPGTFRVYGRKPVLEVLNLDLVRSLEVHKNAHGKPIEEILRLADEKHITVKRVESFPEEEELNMQGVQAHVQPPVLRDDLRRFVRELPESPTPLLLMLDGINDPHNFGAILRSADAAGVNAVIIRERRQAPITDVVVKSSAGAAYMVPIFQVVNLSQTLTILSGEGFWSVAAMSGEGSKPYGEYNWNAKTVLIMGSEGTGVSELLAREADDRISIPMAGKVDSLNVSVATGILLYEGLKARNTTKKS, encoded by the coding sequence TTGAACTCAAAACCGCCTTCTAAATTCGATAAGCGTACTCATAAGCCGAAGACCGACCGCAGTTCCGGCGCGCCGTATCGTTCCGATTCCTCGGATAAGCCCAAGTACCCTCGCAAACCTGCCGGTGGCTCCGGCTATGATGCGTCTCCGCGTTCGGATTCATCAGACAAGCCCCGTTTTCCCCGCAAGCCGTCCTCCGGTGGTCCGCGCTATGGCGATTCCCCGCGCTCCGGTCCTCCGTCCGACAGGCCGCACTATCCGCGCAAGCCTTCCTCAGGCGGTCCGCGCTTTGGCGATTCGTCACGCTCCGGTCCCCCGTCCGACAGACCGCGCTACCCCCGCTCGGATTCTTCCGACAGACCCAGCTATCCGCGCAAGTTTGACAGCGACCGCAGGTCTGAAGGCGGCTCCCGTGAGGATCGCCCGCCGCGCCGGTTTGATTCGGATCGCAGACCCGGTGGCCCCCGTCCGTATGACCGGGATCGCCGTCCCGAAGGCGGCCCTCGTGATGACCGCCCGCCGCGTCGCTTCGATTCCGACCGTCGCCCCAGCAGTGGCCCCCGGGAGGATCGTCCGCCTCGCCGTTTCGACTCTGACCGCCGACCCGGCGGTTCGGGTGGTGGTGGATACTCATCGGACAAGCCGCGCTATCCGCGCTCAGGCTCTTCTGACCGGCCCAGCTATCCGCGCAAGTTTGACCGTGACCGCCGCTCCGAAGGCGGATCGCGCGACGAACGCCCGCCGCGCCGCTTCGATGCGGACCGCAAGCCCAGGGATGGTGGGTACTCCGCCGACAGGTCCAGTAAGTTTGGCCGCAAGTTCGAGAATCTGGACGGCGCCGCCAGTCCCGATGAAGCCAGCTATCTGAAGCCGGACGTCGAACCTACAACCGCTGTTCCGTATGTCAAGCGCGAAGTTTACAAGCCCTACCACAAGCCCGAAGAGCAGACCCCCGGAACGTTCCGCGTCTATGGCCGCAAGCCGGTGCTTGAAGTGCTGAATCTCGATCTGGTCCGCTCCCTCGAGGTCCATAAGAACGCTCACGGTAAGCCTATTGAAGAGATTCTGCGTCTTGCCGACGAGAAGCATATTACGGTCAAGCGCGTCGAATCATTCCCCGAAGAGGAAGAGTTGAATATGCAGGGCGTGCAAGCCCATGTTCAGCCTCCTGTCTTGCGGGATGATCTCCGTCGCTTCGTCCGCGAACTGCCCGAATCACCGACACCGCTGCTGTTGATGCTCGACGGCATCAATGATCCGCACAATTTTGGTGCGATTCTTCGTTCCGCTGATGCAGCAGGTGTGAATGCCGTGATTATTCGTGAACGCCGGCAAGCACCTATCACCGATGTGGTCGTCAAGTCTTCCGCCGGGGCCGCTTATATGGTGCCGATCTTTCAGGTCGTCAATCTCAGCCAGACGCTCACCATCCTTTCCGGTGAAGGCTTCTGGTCTGTGGCCGCCATGTCCGGTGAAGGCAGCAAACCGTACGGCGAGTACAACTGGAACGCCAAGACGGTGTTGATTATGGGCTCCGAAGGCACCGGTGTTTCCGAGCTTCTGGCCCGTGAAGCCGATGATCGGATCTCCATTCCCATGGCCGGCAAGGTCGACAGCCTGAACGTCTCCGTTGCCACCGGCATCTTGCTCTACGAAGGCTTAAAGGCACGTAATACGACCAAGAAATCGTGA